One stretch of Punica granatum isolate Tunisia-2019 chromosome 5, ASM765513v2, whole genome shotgun sequence DNA includes these proteins:
- the LOC116208543 gene encoding TOM1-like protein 6 isoform X1, producing MLSASSSSATVRVEKATSDLLINPDWTMNIDICDFVNTYPGQARDVLKAVKKRLQHKNPRVQFLALTLLEAMVNNCGDYIHFQIVERNILEEMVKIVKKKREMSVQDKTLSLLDIWQEAFGGQGGKYPQYYYAYDELRRSGVTFPRRLSPVAPIFTPPVAHPIAHAQGGYGMPTNSSRRLDEAMAADKDRLSASTLESMQNIVELLSDMLQAMNPGDAAAVKDDIVVDLIDRCRANQKKLMQMLTTTEDEELLGRGLELLDVMQNSLAKHDAIANGSVVPSQATDIASESTVSSQSTSLSPPAAEKRSQPSETKRDISPRTNVSPQSPAATFSRGFVDEEEEDDDFAQLARRHSRSPASPGTFTGSVMSPTSTETADQIRIPTPDAPTTATSKALVLTDLPPPVRTTKEQDMIDLLSLALTTTSVSSQDPPSTPPSNQSVHTIPNSSNGQANPYSSQPNFDIPGQAAYSSYIAPWAQQQMQPRALPLEQTRMQPQYPQNNYGYPPPPWASSLSSLDNQQSLPMSARPFGFAGGQGSSQTSIEGGRPFPNINPPLVNNRTSVTAGPASAPSSTGQKPYVPSYRLFEDLNVLGNGDKGNKTGNGTSTSSLSGISGQNRVGGWR from the exons ATGTTGTCAGCTTCGTCTTCCTCAGCTACGGTCCGAGTGGAGAAGGCGACGAGCGACCTTCTGATCAACCCTGACTGGACTATGAACATCGACATATGCGATTTCGTCAACACTTATCCCGG GCAGGCTAGAGATGTCTTAAAAGCAGTGAAGAAAAGGCTACAGCATAAGAATCCTAGAGTTCAATTCCTTGCTCTGACG CTTTTGGAGGCCATGGTGAATAACTGTGGTGATTATATCCATTTTCAAATTGTGGAGAGGAATATACTCGAGGAAATGGTCAAAATTGTAAAGAAAAAG AGAGAGATGAGTGTGCAGGATAAAACTCTGTCACTATTAGATATTTGGCAGGAAGCTTTTGGCGGGCAAGGAGGAAAATATCCTCAATATTACTATGCATACGATGAATTAAGA CGTTCTGGAGTAACATTCCCAAGACGCTTATCACCTGTGGCTCCTATATTTACGCCTCCTGTTGCTCATCCTATCGCACATGCTCAAGGAGGTTATGGAATGCCAACCAATTCGTCGAGAAGACTTGATGAAGCTATGGCAGCAGATAAAGACAGACTGAG TGCATCAACATTGGAATCCATGCAGAATATTGTGGAGCTCTTAAGTGACATGCTTCAGGCTATGAATCCCGGTGACGCAGCG GCTGTGAAGGATGATATTGTAGTTGATCTTATTGACCGCTGTCGTGCAAACCAAAAGAAGCTAATGCAAATGCTTACCACAACCGA GGACGAGGAACTTCTTGGTCGAGGCCTCGAGTTGCTTGATGTTATGCAGAACTCTCTCGCAAAGCATGATGCTATAGCCAATGGCTCTGTGGTTCCAAGTCAGGCTACAGATATTGCCTCTGAATCTACAGTGTCGAGTCAATCTACGAGTTTGAGCCCTCCAGCAGCTGAAAAGAGGAGCCAACCGAGTGAAACCAAAAGAGACATCAGCCCGAGAACTAATGTTAGTCCCCAGTCCCCTGCTGCCACTTTCTCAAGGGGATTCGTCgatgaggaggaagaggacgaTGACTTTGCACAGCTAGCTCGAAG GCATTCGAGATCACCTGCTTCCCCAGGTACATTCACTGGAAGCGTTATGAGTCCCACATCAACTGAAACAGCCGATCAAATTCGTATTCCGACGCCAGATGCCCCAACTACTGCCACCTCAAAGGCCTTGGTTTTGACAGATCTGCCTCCACCTGTTAGGACTACAAAGGAGCAGGACATGATTGACCTTCTAAGTCTTGCCCTCACAACTACCTCCGTCTCTTCTCAGGATCCTCCTAGTACTCCCCCTTCCAACCAAAGTGTGCACACTATACCCAATTCCTCAAACGGGCAGGCAAATCCATACAGTTCCCAGCCAAATTTTGATATTCCCGGACAGGCTGCTTATAGCAGTTACATTGCCCCGTGGGCTCAGCAACAAATGCAACCACGGGCGCTACCTTTGGAGCAGACACGCATGCAACCTCAGTATCCTCAGAACAATTATGGGTACCCTCCTCCACCATGGGCATCCAGTTTGAGCTCTTTGGATAATCAGCAGTCTCTGCCCATGTCAGCTCGTCCATTTGGATTTGCTGGAGGGCAGGGGTCGTCTCAAACCTCAATTGAAGGGGGGAGACCTTTTCCAAACATCAACCCGCCTCTAGTAAATAACAGGACAAGTGTTACTGCAGGTCCTGCGTCTGCCCCATCTTCAACAGGTCAAAAACCCTACGTTCCTTCATACAGGTTGTTTGAAGATCTCAACGTGCTCGGTAATGGAGACAAAGGAAATAAGACGGGAAATGGTACATCAACCTCGAGCTTGTCAGGCATTTCTGGGCAAAATAGGGTTGGTGGGTGGAGGTGA
- the LOC116208543 gene encoding TOM1-like protein 6 isoform X2, translated as MRFRQHLSRARDVLKAVKKRLQHKNPRVQFLALTLLEAMVNNCGDYIHFQIVERNILEEMVKIVKKKREMSVQDKTLSLLDIWQEAFGGQGGKYPQYYYAYDELRRSGVTFPRRLSPVAPIFTPPVAHPIAHAQGGYGMPTNSSRRLDEAMAADKDRLSASTLESMQNIVELLSDMLQAMNPGDAAAVKDDIVVDLIDRCRANQKKLMQMLTTTEDEELLGRGLELLDVMQNSLAKHDAIANGSVVPSQATDIASESTVSSQSTSLSPPAAEKRSQPSETKRDISPRTNVSPQSPAATFSRGFVDEEEEDDDFAQLARRHSRSPASPGTFTGSVMSPTSTETADQIRIPTPDAPTTATSKALVLTDLPPPVRTTKEQDMIDLLSLALTTTSVSSQDPPSTPPSNQSVHTIPNSSNGQANPYSSQPNFDIPGQAAYSSYIAPWAQQQMQPRALPLEQTRMQPQYPQNNYGYPPPPWASSLSSLDNQQSLPMSARPFGFAGGQGSSQTSIEGGRPFPNINPPLVNNRTSVTAGPASAPSSTGQKPYVPSYRLFEDLNVLGNGDKGNKTGNGTSTSSLSGISGQNRVGGWR; from the exons ATGCGATTTCGTCAACACTTATCCCGG GCTAGAGATGTCTTAAAAGCAGTGAAGAAAAGGCTACAGCATAAGAATCCTAGAGTTCAATTCCTTGCTCTGACG CTTTTGGAGGCCATGGTGAATAACTGTGGTGATTATATCCATTTTCAAATTGTGGAGAGGAATATACTCGAGGAAATGGTCAAAATTGTAAAGAAAAAG AGAGAGATGAGTGTGCAGGATAAAACTCTGTCACTATTAGATATTTGGCAGGAAGCTTTTGGCGGGCAAGGAGGAAAATATCCTCAATATTACTATGCATACGATGAATTAAGA CGTTCTGGAGTAACATTCCCAAGACGCTTATCACCTGTGGCTCCTATATTTACGCCTCCTGTTGCTCATCCTATCGCACATGCTCAAGGAGGTTATGGAATGCCAACCAATTCGTCGAGAAGACTTGATGAAGCTATGGCAGCAGATAAAGACAGACTGAG TGCATCAACATTGGAATCCATGCAGAATATTGTGGAGCTCTTAAGTGACATGCTTCAGGCTATGAATCCCGGTGACGCAGCG GCTGTGAAGGATGATATTGTAGTTGATCTTATTGACCGCTGTCGTGCAAACCAAAAGAAGCTAATGCAAATGCTTACCACAACCGA GGACGAGGAACTTCTTGGTCGAGGCCTCGAGTTGCTTGATGTTATGCAGAACTCTCTCGCAAAGCATGATGCTATAGCCAATGGCTCTGTGGTTCCAAGTCAGGCTACAGATATTGCCTCTGAATCTACAGTGTCGAGTCAATCTACGAGTTTGAGCCCTCCAGCAGCTGAAAAGAGGAGCCAACCGAGTGAAACCAAAAGAGACATCAGCCCGAGAACTAATGTTAGTCCCCAGTCCCCTGCTGCCACTTTCTCAAGGGGATTCGTCgatgaggaggaagaggacgaTGACTTTGCACAGCTAGCTCGAAG GCATTCGAGATCACCTGCTTCCCCAGGTACATTCACTGGAAGCGTTATGAGTCCCACATCAACTGAAACAGCCGATCAAATTCGTATTCCGACGCCAGATGCCCCAACTACTGCCACCTCAAAGGCCTTGGTTTTGACAGATCTGCCTCCACCTGTTAGGACTACAAAGGAGCAGGACATGATTGACCTTCTAAGTCTTGCCCTCACAACTACCTCCGTCTCTTCTCAGGATCCTCCTAGTACTCCCCCTTCCAACCAAAGTGTGCACACTATACCCAATTCCTCAAACGGGCAGGCAAATCCATACAGTTCCCAGCCAAATTTTGATATTCCCGGACAGGCTGCTTATAGCAGTTACATTGCCCCGTGGGCTCAGCAACAAATGCAACCACGGGCGCTACCTTTGGAGCAGACACGCATGCAACCTCAGTATCCTCAGAACAATTATGGGTACCCTCCTCCACCATGGGCATCCAGTTTGAGCTCTTTGGATAATCAGCAGTCTCTGCCCATGTCAGCTCGTCCATTTGGATTTGCTGGAGGGCAGGGGTCGTCTCAAACCTCAATTGAAGGGGGGAGACCTTTTCCAAACATCAACCCGCCTCTAGTAAATAACAGGACAAGTGTTACTGCAGGTCCTGCGTCTGCCCCATCTTCAACAGGTCAAAAACCCTACGTTCCTTCATACAGGTTGTTTGAAGATCTCAACGTGCTCGGTAATGGAGACAAAGGAAATAAGACGGGAAATGGTACATCAACCTCGAGCTTGTCAGGCATTTCTGGGCAAAATAGGGTTGGTGGGTGGAGGTGA
- the LOC116207685 gene encoding protein LURP-one-related 15-like: MAKSLMMAAESSYPAMARPVAVVSSAFCVPYVVDLTIVRKLIAVTDGNFLVTDVDDNTVFRVRGAHFSFHDRRVLLDAAGHPVATLRQKKLTAHRRWQVFRGESSDSEDLLFSAKKSSLIQYKTELDVFLAANTKEDVPNFKVEGSWLERSCTIYAGDSSMVIAQMHTKHTVQKVVLGKDTFSVTVYPNIDRAFITALIVILEEINEDKDNDD, translated from the exons ATGGCCAAGTCTCTGATGATGGCGGCGGAGTCGAGCTACCCGGCGATGGCCCGGCCGGTGGCGGTTGTCAGCTCCGCCTTCTGCGTCCCCTACGTGGTGGATCTCACCATCGTCCGGAAGCTCATCGCTGTCACCGACGGCAATTTCCTCGTTACAGACGTCGACGACAACACTGTCTTCAGAGTGCGGGGCGCTCACTTCAGCTTCCACGACCGGCGCGTCCTGCTCGACGCCGCCGGCCACCCCGTCGCCACTCTTCGCCAGAAG AAATTAACAGCACACCGGCGATGGCAAGTTTTCAGGGGAGAAAGCTCGGACTCTGAGGATTTGCTTTTCAGTGCCAAGAAATCATCCTTAATCCAGTACAAGACCGAGTTAGATGTGTTCCTTGCTGCTAACACGAAAGAAGATGTTCCCAACTTTAAGGTTGAAGGGAGCTGGTTAGAGAGATCATGCACCATATATGCTGGGGACAGTTCCATGGTCATTGCTCAG ATGCATACAAAACACACGGTGCAGAAGGTTGTCCTCGGGAAGGATACCTTCTCTGTGACAGTATACCCTAACATCGACCGTGCCTTCATCACTGCACTGATCGTGATTCTTGAAGAGATCAATGAGGACAAGGACAACGATGATTAA